A genomic segment from Micromonospora echinaurantiaca encodes:
- a CDS encoding tetratricopeptide repeat protein — translation MTPPAGRSRGPGRLSVLLALGGVLGGGVSALLGNVAGNLLSELSVQVLGSASVGVVVLGLLASFVVEWRRRRRGQPAEPDGTDAEAPAAAGTPTLPYQGTFTGRRDDVDAIVDALERKQAVAVVGRRAVGTSWYAIEAANRCRADFPDGQYHLDLRRGGRRQPPRQVLAALARILGTRPPASNRPDDLAEAADELRGQLDGRRILLVLDNVDDVAQVRPLLPPTTNSYRLLLAGTGALAALDAVGVVAHWIGEPDTDDAVELFAAAGAAAPAARPHRPDPRTDPAVRSIVELCGRQPRTVAELGRRTAQHGWRHADVLDALRRAVGTPPHQEIDASPATLLVTARDTAYHALSAEARRLWRLMSLTPAPVDRPTIAALADRRPDRVAALLDELAAGAFVVGAPGDRYEVRPLLGPYARLHLRDGEPVRRRVAAQARLTRHLARRAERHVASLAVTASVLDRDRRLPLDDDPYGWFDLHQELLLAVVKVPAGAAESLPRRVRRWWFRLAVALCGWLAHVERLDEWDEVCRTVLATPTADDRPEIAGWAHNELGVLRRRRHDPQGAATALTLAVAERGRRGTAQARMNLGLVLLDLGQLDDAVEHLELSRRHRSGADRAGHALTQLGLGAAQLARGEFEIAHHHLVRAANTFRSLGDARGYAAALTNLVLVHAELGEHLDAAQSWRAALREYESVADPTNRATALLNAGATLLGAAPGQARQAYEMLAESRRLREGGPATPGLGRTLLYLGDAAAALGDPDEARRHWVDAAAMCEAARDAEGQAEADARLTGVDAPADEPA, via the coding sequence GTGACCCCGCCGGCCGGGCGGTCGCGCGGGCCGGGCCGGCTGAGCGTGCTGCTCGCCCTCGGCGGGGTGCTCGGCGGCGGGGTCAGCGCGCTGCTCGGCAACGTGGCCGGCAACCTGCTCTCCGAGCTGTCCGTGCAGGTGCTGGGCTCGGCGAGCGTCGGCGTGGTGGTGCTCGGCCTGCTCGCCTCCTTCGTGGTCGAGTGGCGCCGTCGCCGGCGGGGCCAGCCCGCCGAGCCGGACGGGACGGACGCGGAGGCGCCCGCGGCGGCCGGTACGCCGACCCTGCCCTATCAGGGCACCTTCACCGGGCGCCGCGACGACGTGGACGCCATCGTCGACGCGCTGGAGCGGAAGCAGGCGGTGGCGGTGGTGGGCCGCCGGGCCGTCGGCACCTCCTGGTACGCGATCGAGGCGGCCAACCGGTGCCGGGCCGACTTCCCGGACGGCCAGTACCACCTGGACCTGCGCCGGGGCGGCCGGCGCCAGCCGCCCCGGCAGGTGCTCGCCGCGCTGGCCCGGATCCTCGGCACCCGGCCGCCGGCCTCCAATCGGCCGGACGATCTCGCCGAGGCCGCCGACGAGCTGCGCGGCCAGCTCGACGGCCGGCGGATCCTGCTGGTGCTGGACAACGTCGACGACGTCGCCCAGGTCCGGCCGCTGCTGCCGCCGACCACCAACTCCTACCGGCTGCTGTTGGCCGGCACCGGGGCGCTGGCCGCGCTGGACGCGGTCGGGGTGGTGGCGCACTGGATCGGTGAGCCGGACACCGACGACGCCGTCGAGCTGTTCGCCGCCGCCGGCGCGGCGGCGCCGGCGGCCCGGCCGCACCGGCCGGATCCGCGCACCGACCCGGCGGTCCGCAGCATCGTCGAGTTGTGCGGGCGGCAGCCTCGCACGGTGGCGGAACTGGGCCGGCGCACGGCCCAGCACGGCTGGCGGCACGCCGACGTGCTCGACGCGCTGCGCCGGGCCGTCGGCACTCCCCCGCACCAGGAGATCGACGCCTCCCCGGCGACCCTGCTGGTGACCGCCCGGGACACCGCCTACCACGCGCTGTCGGCGGAGGCCCGGCGGCTGTGGCGGCTGATGTCGCTCACCCCGGCGCCGGTGGACCGGCCGACCATCGCCGCGCTCGCCGACCGGCGACCGGACCGGGTCGCCGCCCTGCTGGACGAGCTGGCCGCCGGGGCGTTCGTGGTCGGCGCGCCCGGCGACCGGTACGAGGTGCGGCCGCTGCTCGGCCCGTACGCCCGGCTGCACCTGCGCGACGGCGAGCCGGTGCGCCGGCGGGTGGCCGCGCAGGCCCGGCTCACCCGGCACCTGGCCCGGCGGGCCGAACGGCACGTGGCGAGCCTGGCGGTGACCGCGTCCGTCCTGGACCGGGACCGGCGGCTGCCGCTGGACGACGACCCGTACGGCTGGTTCGACCTGCACCAGGAGCTGCTGCTCGCGGTGGTCAAGGTGCCGGCCGGCGCGGCCGAGTCGCTGCCCCGGCGGGTGCGCCGCTGGTGGTTCCGGCTGGCGGTGGCGCTGTGCGGCTGGCTCGCCCACGTCGAGCGGCTGGACGAGTGGGACGAGGTGTGCCGCACCGTGCTGGCCACGCCGACCGCCGACGACCGGCCGGAGATCGCCGGCTGGGCGCACAACGAGCTGGGCGTGCTGCGCCGGCGCCGGCACGACCCGCAGGGCGCGGCGACCGCGCTGACTCTGGCCGTCGCCGAGCGGGGCCGCCGGGGCACCGCCCAGGCCCGGATGAACCTCGGCCTGGTCCTGCTCGACCTCGGTCAGCTCGACGACGCGGTGGAACACCTGGAGTTGTCCCGCCGGCACCGCTCCGGCGCCGACCGGGCCGGGCACGCGCTGACGCAGCTCGGGCTCGGCGCCGCCCAGCTCGCCCGCGGCGAGTTCGAGATCGCGCACCACCATCTGGTCCGGGCCGCGAACACGTTCCGCTCGCTCGGTGACGCCCGGGGTTACGCGGCGGCGCTGACCAACCTGGTGCTGGTGCACGCCGAACTGGGCGAGCACCTGGACGCGGCGCAGTCGTGGCGGGCCGCGCTGCGCGAGTACGAGTCGGTGGCCGACCCGACGAACCGGGCCACCGCGTTGCTCAACGCCGGTGCCACGCTGCTGGGCGCCGCGCCCGGCCAGGCCCGGCAGGCGTACGAGATGCTGGCCGAGAGCCGGCGGTTGCGCGAGGGCGGGCCGGCCACCCCGGGGCTGGGCCGGACCCTGCTGTACCTGGGCGACGCGGCAGCCGCGCTCGGCGACCCGGACGAGGCGCGGCGGCACTGGGTGGACGCGGCGGCGATGTGCGAGGCGGCCCGGGACGCCGAGGGGCAGGCCGAGGCGGACGCCCGGCTGACCGGGGTGGACGCCCCGGCCGACGAACCCGCCTGA
- a CDS encoding ABC transporter permease — protein MTRPVLGELAVLDDVGPPRRGRAYPAAGATSALLLPALLLLGGLVAWPVLRTLHASMVTDGRWVGAANFRAAFAAPGTAAVVGRTVLWALLVPAVVTVLGYLLAAASRRSQEGGLVRLILVVPTALPLVVTGVTFRLLYDPDPQRGLATLLLARLTGRSAEQVPQLLGPGLVTVALMSAFVWAWVGLAVLVFRAALDAVPPSLGDAVRAFGGNRRDVLWDAQWRPLLLRTVAVVFALVALGTSRTFDLILVMTPGSVRDEASVLALRVWQTSGGTTTGEGAALGVIWLAAVAAGMLVAALFVRQAWPPPRDPTPVDPEPAAPPRRWIRLLAAGAALAWLVPLGVLLATSLHRPVDAAARAWWSSTPSLDSYRQLTSGPELWRTLGFTLVLATVVTAAVLGIALLAAYPLAWLTGPPAQATGLLLMAASVVPVQVIAGPVNEVLGAVLSSGTTRGLALVHIALGIPFAVLVLRNAFADLPAEQVRAVRLGGRHWWSTLRLLARHNRPAVVAVAVLEFVQVWNDLVVGLLFSGPGAAPLGLFLAGQTRGFVANSGVLAAGSVVASILPVLLVVLARRQLVAGLVAGGVR, from the coding sequence ATGACCCGGCCGGTCCTCGGCGAACTGGCGGTGCTCGACGACGTCGGGCCGCCCCGGCGCGGCCGGGCCTACCCGGCGGCGGGCGCCACCTCCGCGCTGCTGCTGCCGGCGCTGCTGCTGCTCGGCGGGCTGGTGGCCTGGCCGGTGCTGCGGACGCTGCACGCCAGCATGGTCACCGACGGCCGGTGGGTCGGCGCGGCGAACTTCCGCGCCGCGTTCGCCGCGCCGGGCACCGCGGCGGTGGTGGGCCGTACGGTGCTCTGGGCGCTGCTGGTGCCGGCGGTGGTCACCGTGCTGGGCTACCTGCTGGCCGCCGCGTCCCGCCGCTCGCAGGAGGGCGGGCTGGTCCGGCTCATCCTGGTGGTGCCGACCGCGCTGCCGCTGGTGGTCACCGGGGTGACCTTCCGGCTGCTCTACGACCCCGATCCGCAGCGTGGGCTGGCCACCCTGCTGCTGGCCCGGCTCACCGGGCGCTCGGCGGAACAGGTGCCGCAGCTGCTCGGCCCGGGGCTGGTCACCGTGGCCCTGATGTCGGCGTTCGTCTGGGCCTGGGTCGGGCTGGCCGTGCTGGTGTTCCGGGCGGCGCTGGACGCGGTGCCGCCGAGCCTCGGCGACGCGGTCCGCGCCTTCGGCGGCAACCGTCGGGACGTGCTCTGGGACGCGCAGTGGCGCCCGCTGCTGCTGCGTACGGTCGCGGTGGTGTTCGCCCTGGTGGCGCTCGGCACCAGCCGCACCTTCGACCTGATCCTGGTGATGACCCCGGGTTCGGTGCGCGACGAGGCGTCGGTGCTGGCGCTGCGGGTCTGGCAGACCTCCGGCGGCACCACCACCGGCGAGGGCGCCGCGCTCGGGGTGATCTGGCTGGCGGCGGTGGCGGCCGGCATGCTGGTGGCGGCGCTCTTCGTCCGCCAGGCGTGGCCGCCGCCGCGCGATCCCACGCCGGTCGACCCGGAGCCGGCGGCGCCGCCGCGGCGGTGGATCCGGTTGCTCGCCGCCGGCGCCGCGCTCGCCTGGCTGGTGCCGCTGGGCGTGCTGCTGGCCACCTCGCTGCACCGGCCGGTCGACGCGGCGGCCCGGGCGTGGTGGTCGAGCACGCCCAGCCTCGATTCGTACCGCCAGCTGACCAGCGGCCCCGAGCTGTGGCGCACGCTCGGGTTCACCCTGGTGCTGGCCACCGTGGTCACCGCCGCCGTGCTCGGCATCGCGCTGCTGGCGGCGTACCCGCTGGCCTGGCTGACCGGGCCGCCCGCGCAGGCGACCGGGTTGCTGCTGATGGCGGCCAGCGTGGTTCCGGTCCAGGTGATCGCCGGTCCGGTCAACGAGGTGCTCGGCGCGGTGCTCTCCTCCGGCACCACCCGGGGGCTGGCGCTGGTGCACATCGCGCTGGGCATTCCGTTCGCCGTGCTGGTGCTGCGCAACGCCTTCGCCGACCTGCCCGCCGAGCAGGTGCGCGCGGTACGGCTGGGCGGGCGGCACTGGTGGAGCACGCTGCGGCTGCTGGCCCGGCACAACCGGCCGGCGGTGGTCGCGGTCGCCGTGCTGGAGTTCGTGCAGGTGTGGAACGACCTGGTGGTCGGCCTGCTGTTCAGCGGCCCGGGCGCGGCGCCGCTGGGGCTGTTCCTCGCCGGCCAGACCCGCGGGTTCGTGGCCAACAGCGGGGTGCTCGCCGCCGGGTCGGTGGTCGCGTCGATCCTGCCGGTGCTGCTGGTGGTGCTGGCCCGCCGCCAGCTCGTCGCCGGGCTGGTCGCCGGGGGCGTCCGGTGA
- a CDS encoding extracellular solute-binding protein, with translation MRLRRRTLLRAAAAAGTATAAASCSRGEPSLQVAVVWSGTELARFRQVVAGYGEPVRVVSAGNDIDAFLRARHLAGTSPDVAILPRSGLVVEYARRGWLRELAPAGSYAVPPGMADLLATDGRRYGVWVKAAHKSLFWYFRSMLSEPPATWDQLVAITRRQGARARAGIAPAPLAIGAADGWVLTDWFENVLADVAAPDFYEALARGEADWRSRSVRIALDRLAELWSIDGAFPGGPRRALLTQYEESVIQVVHHRRATMVFEADFVDDVSTRFQRGAEQPVTFRFPGSRAADRPLILGGDAAVAFAGSARGAELARWLSDGSAFQPWLRAGGYLSPNVTVPLEDYHDPMRRALAAELRDAESVRFDLSDRLPGPFTGSDGVGIWRIMQDFFADVTGGVSATEAVRRATGQLAAAARAAGGGR, from the coding sequence GTGAGGCTGCGCCGCCGTACGCTGCTGCGGGCCGCCGCCGCGGCGGGCACCGCGACCGCCGCCGCCTCCTGCTCCCGGGGCGAGCCGTCGCTGCAGGTCGCGGTGGTGTGGAGCGGCACCGAGCTGGCCCGGTTCCGGCAGGTGGTGGCCGGCTACGGCGAACCGGTGCGGGTGGTCAGCGCGGGCAACGACATCGACGCGTTCCTGCGCGCCCGGCACCTCGCCGGCACCAGCCCCGACGTGGCGATCCTGCCCCGCTCCGGGCTGGTCGTCGAGTACGCCCGCCGGGGCTGGCTGCGCGAACTCGCCCCCGCCGGGAGCTACGCCGTCCCGCCCGGGATGGCCGACCTGCTCGCCACCGACGGCCGCCGCTACGGGGTCTGGGTGAAGGCGGCCCACAAGTCGCTGTTCTGGTACTTCCGCTCGATGCTCTCCGAGCCACCCGCCACCTGGGACCAGCTCGTGGCGATCACCCGCCGGCAGGGCGCCCGGGCCCGGGCCGGCATCGCCCCGGCGCCGCTGGCGATCGGCGCCGCCGACGGCTGGGTGCTCACCGACTGGTTCGAGAACGTGCTCGCCGACGTCGCCGCGCCCGACTTCTACGAGGCGCTGGCCCGCGGCGAGGCCGACTGGCGCAGCCGGTCGGTGCGGATCGCCCTGGACCGCCTCGCCGAGCTGTGGAGCATCGACGGCGCCTTCCCCGGCGGCCCCCGCCGCGCCCTGCTCACCCAGTACGAGGAATCGGTGATCCAGGTGGTGCACCACCGCCGGGCGACGATGGTGTTCGAGGCCGACTTCGTCGACGACGTGAGCACCCGGTTCCAGCGCGGCGCGGAGCAGCCGGTCACCTTCCGGTTCCCGGGCTCGCGGGCTGCGGACCGCCCGCTGATCCTGGGTGGTGACGCGGCGGTGGCGTTCGCCGGGTCGGCCCGCGGCGCGGAGCTGGCGCGCTGGCTCAGCGACGGGTCGGCGTTCCAGCCGTGGCTGCGCGCCGGCGGCTACCTCTCCCCCAACGTCACGGTTCCGCTGGAGGACTACCACGACCCGATGCGCCGGGCGCTCGCCGCCGAACTGCGCGACGCGGAGTCGGTCCGCTTCGACCTCTCCGACCGGCTGCCCGGCCCGTTCACCGGCTCCGACGGGGTGGGCATCTGGCGGATCATGCAGGACTTCTTCGCCGACGTCACCGGCGGCGTGTCCGCCACCGAGGCGGTGCGCCGGGCGACCGGCCAGCTGGCCGCGGCGGCCCGGGCCGCCGGGGGTGGGCGATGA
- a CDS encoding ATP-binding cassette domain-containing protein, whose protein sequence is MATLRLCELVALPADAPVTLDVPAGATVALAAPPRVGTALARVVVGLTAPAAGAVLVGGRDVTDLPPLRRRIGYVPAGGALLPHLTVRRNIAYGQRKRERVREVADTWAATVVERLELAPTLDLRPHLLSEGQRFRVALARAMACLPEVLVIDLPAGAPDGGRLTDLVGRLSPPDAPGLAVLVCTADEAVLAELGDQVRVAPADLAAEAGR, encoded by the coding sequence ATGGCCACGTTACGACTCTGCGAACTCGTCGCGCTGCCCGCCGACGCGCCGGTGACCCTCGACGTGCCCGCCGGCGCCACCGTGGCGCTGGCCGCCCCACCCCGGGTCGGCACGGCGCTCGCCCGGGTGGTGGTCGGGCTGACCGCGCCGGCGGCCGGCGCGGTCCTGGTCGGCGGCCGGGACGTCACCGACCTGCCGCCGCTGCGCCGCCGCATCGGGTACGTCCCGGCCGGCGGCGCCCTGCTGCCCCACCTGACCGTGCGCCGCAACATCGCCTACGGCCAGCGCAAACGGGAACGGGTGCGCGAGGTGGCCGACACCTGGGCGGCGACGGTGGTCGAGCGGCTGGAGCTGGCGCCGACCCTCGACCTGCGGCCGCACCTGCTCTCCGAGGGCCAACGGTTCCGGGTGGCGCTGGCCCGGGCGATGGCCTGCCTGCCGGAGGTGCTGGTGATCGACCTGCCGGCCGGCGCCCCCGACGGCGGGCGGCTCACCGACCTGGTCGGGCGGCTCTCCCCGCCGGACGCGCCGGGCCTCGCGGTGCTGGTCTGCACCGCCGACGAGGCCGTGCTGGCCGAGCTCGGCGACCAGGTCCGGGTGGCACCGGCCGACCTCGCCGCGGAGGCGGGCCGGTGA
- a CDS encoding nitroreductase/quinone reductase family protein produces the protein MSIEDARDAFAGAEEVEITVTGRRTGRQISHPVWFVQDEQSMFLVPITGSDSDWYKNVRQTPLIEVAVNGTAVSAPATPITDADRVDHVVEMFRAKYGRQYVDEHYPRRDVAVQVSLG, from the coding sequence GTGAGCATCGAGGACGCCAGGGACGCCTTTGCCGGTGCCGAGGAAGTGGAGATCACGGTGACCGGCCGGCGTACCGGCCGGCAGATCTCGCACCCGGTGTGGTTCGTGCAGGACGAGCAGAGCATGTTCCTGGTGCCGATCACCGGGTCGGACAGCGACTGGTACAAGAACGTGCGGCAGACCCCGCTGATCGAGGTCGCCGTGAACGGCACCGCGGTGAGCGCGCCGGCCACCCCGATCACCGACGCCGACCGGGTCGACCACGTGGTGGAGATGTTCCGCGCGAAGTACGGCCGCCAGTACGTGGACGAGCACTACCCGAGGCGCGACGTCGCCGTCCAGGTCTCCCTCGGCTGA
- a CDS encoding helix-turn-helix transcriptional regulator encodes MRASRLLSLLLLLQSHGRMTAAQLAQRLEVSVRTVYRDVESLHAAGIPLYGEAGHAGGYQLVEGWRTRLTGLTAEEAERLFLAGLPGPAAELGYGAVVAALQLKLQAALPPALADRALRLQQRFHLDTPGWYADGDASPHLAAVADAVWRERRLRVRYRSWSGEVDRVLEPYGLVLKGGRWYAVANRPGRDAPATYRINQILALTTLDEGFDRPAEFDLPAWWQAHVVRFRAQLHRDDATIRLSPRGRQRLREVASDVVAGAAEGNAGPPDAAGWVTTVVPIESLTHAHGDLLRLGAEVEVLAPAELRAMLADTAVALATLYRPEPPS; translated from the coding sequence GTGCGGGCCAGTCGACTCCTTTCCCTCCTGCTGCTGCTGCAGAGCCACGGCCGGATGACCGCCGCCCAGCTCGCGCAGCGGTTGGAGGTCTCCGTCCGCACCGTCTACCGCGACGTCGAGTCGCTGCACGCGGCGGGCATCCCGCTGTACGGAGAGGCCGGGCACGCCGGCGGCTACCAGCTGGTCGAGGGCTGGCGGACCCGGCTCACCGGGTTGACCGCCGAGGAGGCCGAGCGCCTCTTCCTCGCCGGGCTGCCCGGGCCCGCCGCCGAGCTGGGCTACGGGGCGGTGGTGGCCGCGCTCCAGCTCAAGCTGCAGGCCGCGCTGCCACCCGCACTCGCCGACCGGGCGCTGCGGCTCCAGCAGCGGTTCCACCTGGACACCCCCGGCTGGTACGCCGACGGCGACGCCTCCCCCCACCTGGCCGCGGTGGCCGACGCGGTGTGGCGGGAGCGCCGCCTCCGGGTCCGCTACCGCAGCTGGAGCGGCGAGGTGGACCGGGTGCTGGAGCCGTACGGGCTGGTGCTCAAGGGCGGCCGGTGGTACGCGGTGGCCAACCGGCCGGGCCGGGACGCCCCGGCGACCTACCGGATCAACCAGATCCTGGCGCTGACCACCCTGGACGAGGGCTTCGACCGGCCGGCGGAGTTCGACCTGCCGGCCTGGTGGCAGGCGCACGTGGTGCGCTTCCGCGCCCAACTGCACCGCGACGACGCCACGATCCGGCTCTCCCCGCGCGGCCGGCAGCGGCTGCGGGAGGTCGCCAGCGACGTGGTGGCCGGGGCGGCGGAGGGCAACGCCGGGCCGCCGGACGCCGCCGGTTGGGTGACCACGGTGGTGCCGATCGAGTCGCTCACCCACGCCCACGGTGATCTGCTGCGGCTCGGCGCCGAGGTGGAGGTGCTGGCACCGGCCGAGCTGCGCGCCATGCTCGCGGACACCGCCGTCGCGCTGGCCACGCTCTACCGTCCCGAGCCGCCGAGCTGA
- a CDS encoding flavin reductase family protein codes for MHVVPGLKVLYFGTPVVLISSRNPDGTANLAPMSSAWWLGQHAMLGLGDSGQTTANLRRERECVLNLPSATMVDAVDRIALTTGRPDVPEHKVRQGYRYEPDKFALAGLTAQPSELVRAPRVAECPVQLECRVVATHRFGGTSAHATAFEVQVLRAYVEEDLVIPGTSYVDPLRWDPLIMKFCEFFGGGQNVHPSRLAEGWEMPHQLRPDATPVAG; via the coding sequence ATGCACGTGGTACCCGGTCTGAAGGTGCTCTACTTCGGCACGCCGGTGGTGCTGATCAGCTCGCGCAACCCGGACGGCACGGCCAACCTGGCGCCGATGTCGTCGGCCTGGTGGCTGGGCCAGCACGCCATGCTCGGGCTCGGCGACAGCGGCCAGACGACCGCCAACCTGCGGCGCGAGCGGGAGTGCGTGCTCAACCTGCCGTCCGCGACGATGGTGGACGCGGTCGACCGGATCGCACTCACCACCGGTCGCCCCGACGTGCCGGAGCACAAGGTCCGCCAGGGCTACCGCTACGAGCCGGACAAGTTCGCCCTGGCCGGGCTGACCGCCCAGCCGTCCGAACTGGTCCGGGCACCCCGGGTGGCGGAGTGCCCGGTCCAGCTCGAATGCCGGGTCGTCGCGACGCACCGGTTCGGCGGCACCTCCGCGCACGCCACCGCGTTCGAGGTGCAGGTGCTGCGGGCGTACGTCGAGGAGGACCTGGTGATCCCCGGGACGTCGTACGTGGACCCGCTGCGCTGGGACCCGCTGATCATGAAGTTCTGCGAGTTCTTCGGTGGCGGACAGAACGTGCACCCGTCCCGGCTGGCCGAGGGCTGGGAGATGCCGCACCAACTGCGCCCGGACGCGACGCCGGTGGCCGGCTGA
- a CDS encoding PadR family transcriptional regulator, with the protein MELTPAELVILGLIIECPRHGYDLEQVIERRGIRQWTEIGFSSIYYLLAKLESRGLVRAPDAPAAAKSRRVFQATVAGREAATRGALALIAELRPVPHPLLVGVANLALLSERQYAQALRDRLAQVEARIAAVRAAESAQAPLALPAREVFSYSLSLLEAERSWLAARAQVRDDGQD; encoded by the coding sequence GTGGAGCTGACGCCGGCCGAACTGGTGATCCTCGGGTTGATCATCGAGTGCCCTCGGCACGGCTACGACCTGGAGCAGGTCATCGAGCGCCGGGGGATTCGCCAGTGGACCGAGATCGGGTTCTCGTCGATCTACTACCTGCTCGCCAAGCTCGAGAGTCGCGGGCTCGTCCGCGCCCCCGACGCGCCGGCGGCGGCGAAGTCCCGGCGCGTCTTCCAGGCCACCGTCGCGGGGCGGGAGGCCGCCACCCGCGGCGCGCTCGCGCTCATCGCGGAGCTGCGCCCCGTCCCGCATCCCCTCCTCGTGGGTGTGGCGAACCTGGCCCTACTCTCCGAACGGCAGTACGCGCAGGCCCTGCGCGACCGACTGGCCCAGGTCGAGGCGCGGATCGCCGCCGTCCGGGCGGCCGAGTCGGCGCAAGCCCCCCTCGCCCTGCCGGCGCGGGAGGTCTTCTCCTACTCCCTGAGCCTCCTGGAGGCGGAAAGGTCGTGGCTCGCGGCGCGGGCCCAGGTGCGCGATGACGGACAAGATTGA
- a CDS encoding GyrI-like domain-containing protein translates to MTDKIDFKREIDAYRARPGRLDLVDVPDLRYLMIDGHGDPNTPAFTDATEALYPLAYKLKFASKRTLGRDYVVMPLEGLWWADDMDTFTASRDKSRWDWTLMVMVPDWVDQDMFADAVEQVAATGRPRRLDDVRLGSLSEGRCVQTLHVGAYDDETEVLARMHHEFIPANGLRMVGRHHEIYLSDARRTAPEKLRTILRQPVR, encoded by the coding sequence ATGACGGACAAGATTGACTTCAAGCGGGAGATCGACGCCTACCGCGCGCGTCCGGGTCGGCTCGACCTGGTGGACGTGCCCGACCTGCGATACCTCATGATCGACGGGCACGGCGACCCGAACACCCCGGCCTTCACCGACGCGACCGAGGCGCTCTATCCGTTGGCCTACAAGCTGAAGTTCGCCAGCAAGCGGACGCTTGGGCGCGACTACGTGGTGATGCCCCTGGAAGGGCTGTGGTGGGCCGACGACATGGACACCTTCACCGCGTCGCGGGACAAGTCCCGGTGGGACTGGACGCTGATGGTCATGGTCCCCGACTGGGTCGACCAGGACATGTTCGCCGACGCCGTCGAGCAGGTGGCGGCCACGGGCCGGCCGCGGCGCCTCGACGACGTGCGCCTGGGCTCGCTGTCCGAGGGCCGCTGCGTGCAGACCCTGCACGTCGGCGCCTACGACGACGAGACCGAGGTGCTGGCACGGATGCACCACGAGTTCATCCCGGCCAACGGGCTCCGGATGGTCGGCAGGCACCACGAGATCTACCTCAGCGACGCCCGCCGAACCGCCCCCGAGAAGCTCCGCACCATCCTCCGGCAACCGGTCAGGTGA
- a CDS encoding TetR/AcrR family transcriptional regulator → MTPARTPTRTAAPRGRRAARSSGDERESAILATAERLLHDRAFADISIDDLARGAGISRPTFYFYFPSKDAVLLTLLDRVTEEAEATCGDVLVRLAEDPPARWRELIARFHETFGGHRAVVLACAQVRGTNAEVRRLWATVMERWVQAIETAIEAERRRGAAPDGLPARDLAIALNSMNERVWYATFAGDGPAVAERDVVDVLLDVWLSAIYRAPRP, encoded by the coding sequence ATGACGCCCGCCCGTACGCCCACCAGGACCGCGGCCCCGCGCGGACGCCGCGCGGCCCGCTCCTCCGGGGACGAGCGCGAATCGGCCATCCTGGCCACCGCCGAGCGACTGCTGCACGACCGGGCCTTCGCCGACATCTCCATCGACGACCTGGCCCGCGGCGCCGGCATCTCCCGGCCGACCTTCTACTTCTACTTCCCGTCCAAGGACGCGGTGCTGCTCACGCTGCTGGACCGGGTCACCGAGGAGGCCGAGGCGACCTGCGGCGACGTGCTGGTCCGGCTGGCCGAGGACCCGCCGGCCCGGTGGCGGGAACTGATCGCCCGGTTCCACGAAACGTTCGGCGGGCACCGCGCGGTGGTGCTGGCCTGCGCCCAGGTGCGCGGCACCAACGCCGAGGTACGCCGGCTCTGGGCGACCGTGATGGAGCGTTGGGTGCAGGCCATCGAGACCGCGATCGAGGCGGAACGGCGGCGCGGCGCCGCCCCGGACGGGCTGCCCGCCCGCGACCTCGCCATCGCGCTGAACTCGATGAACGAGCGGGTCTGGTACGCCACCTTCGCCGGCGACGGCCCGGCGGTGGCCGAGCGCGACGTGGTCGACGTCCTCCTCGACGTCTGGCTGTCCGCCATCTACCGCGCTCCCCGACCGTGA